A stretch of Panthera tigris isolate Pti1 chromosome E2, P.tigris_Pti1_mat1.1, whole genome shotgun sequence DNA encodes these proteins:
- the USB1 gene encoding U6 snRNA phosphodiesterase isoform X2, which translates to MSAAPLVGYSSSSSEDEDEAKAGAQARPGAGSCPRAQSPLPSQRLPVPDSVLHMFLGTEEGPEDDSAKHGGRVRTFPHERGNWATHVYVPYEAKEEFLDMLDMLLPRAQTYVPRLVRMEAFHLSLSQSVVLRHHWILPFVQALKDRMASFQGFFFIANRVKIYTNQEKTRTFVGLEVTSGHAQFLDLVSEVDRVMEEFDLTTFYQQRVLGINTEGLVSHEAGQGSSRDPVTTL; encoded by the exons ATGAGTGCGGCGCCCCTGGTGGgctacagcagcagcagctcGGAGGATGAGGATGAGGCCAAGGCCGGAGCCCAGGCGCGGCCGGGGGCTGGAAGCTGCCCTCG TGCCCAGAGCCCCCTTCCCAGCCAGAGGTTGCCAGTACCTGACAGTGTGCTGCACATGTTCCTGGGCACCGAGGAGGGGCCTGAAGATGACAGTGCAAAACATGGGGGCCGGGTGCGCACGTTCCCCCACGAGCGGGGCAACTGGGCCACCCACGTCTACGTGCCGT ATGAAGCCAAGGAGGAGTTCCTGGACATGCTCGACATGTTGCTGCCCCGCGCACAGACTTACGTCCCCCGGCTGGTTCGGATGGAGGCGTTCCACCTCAGCCTGTCCCAGAGCGTGGTTCTGCGGCATCACTGGATCCTCCCCTTCGTGCAGGCTCTGAAAGACCGCATGGCCTCCTTCCAGGG ATTCTTCTTTATTGCCAACCGGGTAAAGATTTATACCAACCAAGAGAAAACAAG AACGTTTGTTGGGCTCGAGGTCACCTCAGGGCACGCCCAGTTCCTGGACCTGGTTTCAGAGGTAGACAGAGTCATGGAGGAATTTGACCTCACCACTTTCTACCAG CAGAGGGTGCTCGGGATCAACACTGAGGGTCTGGTCTCTCATGAAGCAGGCCAGGGATCCAGCAGGGATCCTGTGACAACACTGTGA
- the USB1 gene encoding U6 snRNA phosphodiesterase isoform X3 yields the protein MSAAPLVGYSSSSSEDEDEAKAGAQARPGAGSCPRAQSPLPSQRLPVPDSVLHMFLGTEEGPEDDSAKHGGRVRTFPHERGNWATHVYVPYEAKEEFLDMLDMLLPRAQTYVPRLVRMEAFHLSLSQSVVLRHHWILPFVQALKDRMASFQGFFFIANRVKIYTNQEKTRTFVGLEVTSGHAQFLDLVSEVDRVMEEFDLTTFYQRVLGINTEGLVSHEAGQGSSRDPVTTL from the exons ATGAGTGCGGCGCCCCTGGTGGgctacagcagcagcagctcGGAGGATGAGGATGAGGCCAAGGCCGGAGCCCAGGCGCGGCCGGGGGCTGGAAGCTGCCCTCG TGCCCAGAGCCCCCTTCCCAGCCAGAGGTTGCCAGTACCTGACAGTGTGCTGCACATGTTCCTGGGCACCGAGGAGGGGCCTGAAGATGACAGTGCAAAACATGGGGGCCGGGTGCGCACGTTCCCCCACGAGCGGGGCAACTGGGCCACCCACGTCTACGTGCCGT ATGAAGCCAAGGAGGAGTTCCTGGACATGCTCGACATGTTGCTGCCCCGCGCACAGACTTACGTCCCCCGGCTGGTTCGGATGGAGGCGTTCCACCTCAGCCTGTCCCAGAGCGTGGTTCTGCGGCATCACTGGATCCTCCCCTTCGTGCAGGCTCTGAAAGACCGCATGGCCTCCTTCCAGGG ATTCTTCTTTATTGCCAACCGGGTAAAGATTTATACCAACCAAGAGAAAACAAG AACGTTTGTTGGGCTCGAGGTCACCTCAGGGCACGCCCAGTTCCTGGACCTGGTTTCAGAGGTAGACAGAGTCATGGAGGAATTTGACCTCACCACTTTCTACCAG AGGGTGCTCGGGATCAACACTGAGGGTCTGGTCTCTCATGAAGCAGGCCAGGGATCCAGCAGGGATCCTGTGACAACACTGTGA
- the ZNF319 gene encoding zinc finger protein 319: MSESWQQPPQTQPQQPQPPQPQHHAEPPPALAEHALPPGSAENPLGCAVYGILLQPDPGLQPPQHAPLQAAGEPGPKCGVCGHDLAHLSSPHEHQCLAGHDRSFQCTQCLKIFHQATDLLEHQCVQAEQKPFVCGVCKMGFSLLTSLAQHHSAHSGTGGLVKCSICEKTYKPAEAAEPAATAASALPPAAAPPTVAPAEQADKPYSCSICQKPFKHLSELSRHERIHTGEKPYKCTLCDKSFSQSSHLVHHKRTHSSERPYKCAVCEKTFKHRSHLVRHMYAHSGEHHLFRCNVCELHFKESSELLQHPCTPSGERPFRCGECQKAFKRPSDLRQHERTHSAERPFKCDLCPMGFKQQYALMRHRRTHKTEEPFKCGLCEKGFGQPSHLLYHQHVHTLETLFKCPVCQKGFDQSAELLRHKCLPGAAERPFKCPVCNKAYKRASALQKHQLAHCSAAEKPLRCTLCERRFFSSSEFVQHRCDPAREKPLKCPDCEKRFKYASDLQRHRRVHTGEKPYKCPNCDKAFKQREHLNKHQGVHAREQQFKCVWCGERFLDVALLQEHSAQHSAAAAAAEGAYQVAACLP; encoded by the coding sequence ATGTCGGAAAGCTGGCAGCAGCCACCACAGACGCAGCCACAGCAGCCTCAGCCACCACAGCCTCAGCACCATGCAGAACCGCCGCCGGCCCTGGCTGAGCACGCGCTGCCCCCAGGCTCAGCTGAGAACCCCCTGGGCTGTGCTGTCTATGGCATCCTCCTGCAGCCCGACCCGGGCCTCCAGCCCCCGCAGCACGCGCCCCTGCAGGCAGCCGGTGAGCCGGGCCCCAAGTGCGGTGTGTGCGGTCACGACCTGGCACACCTGTCCAGCCCGCATGAGCACCAGTGCCTGGCGGGCCACGACCGCTCGTTTCAGTGCACGCAGTGCCTCAAGATTTTCCATCAGGCTACCGACCTGCTGGAACATCAGTGCGTGCAGGCCGAACAGAAGCCTTTTGTCTGTGGCGTCTGCAAGATGGGCTTCTCGCTGCTCACCTCGCTGGCACAGCACCACAGCGCACACAGCGGCACCGGTGGCCTCGTGAAATGTTCCATCTGCGAGAAGACCTACAAGCCCGCCGAGGCCGCTGAGCCCGCAGCCACCGCTGCGTCCGCGCTGCCCCCGGCAGCCGCGCCGCCCACCGTGGCTCCCGCCGAACAGGCCGACAAGCCCTACAGCTGCTCCATCTGCCAGAAGCCCTTCAAGCACCTGTCGGAGCTGTCGCGGCACGAGCGAAtccacacgggcgagaagccgTACAAGTGCACGCTGTGCGACAAGAGCTTCAGCCAGTCGTCCCACCTGGTGCACCACAAGCGCACGCACAGCTCCGAGCGGCCCTACAAGTGCGCGGTGTGCGAGAAGACCTTCAAGCACCGCTCCCACCTGGTGCGCCACATGTACGCGCACTCGGGCGAGCACCACCTGTTCCGCTGCAACGTGTGCGAGCTGCACTTCAAGGAGTCCTCCGAGCTGCTGCAGCACCCGTGCACGCCGAGCGGGGAGCGGCCCTTCCGCTGTGGCGAGTGCCAGAAGGCCTTCAAGCGGCCGTCGGACCTGCGGCAGCACGAGCGCACGCACAGCGCGGAGCGTCCCTTCAAGTGCGATCTGTGCCCGATGGGCTTCAAGCAGCAGTACGCGCTCATGCGGCACCGGCGCACACACAAGACCGAGGAGCCCTTCAAGTGCGGCCTGTGCGAGAAGGGCTTCGGGCAGCCCAGCCACCTGCTCTACCACCAGCACGTGCACACCCTCGAGACCCTCTTCAAGTGCCCCGTGTGCCAGAAGGGCTTCGACCAGTCGGCCGAGCTGCTGCGGCACAAGTGCCTGCCGGGCGCGGCCGAGCGGCCCTTCAAGTGCCCCGTGTGCAACAAGGCTTATAAGCGGGCGTCGGCCCTGCAGAAGCACCAGCTGGCCCACTGCTCGGCAGCCGAGAAGCCTCTGCGCTGCACTCTGTGCGAGCGCCGCTTCTTCTCATCCTCGGAGTTCGTGCAGCACCGCTGCGACCCAGCCCGCGAGAAGCCACTCAAGTGCCCGGACTGCGAGAAGCGCTTCAAGTACGCGTCAGACCTGCAGCGGCACCGGCGGGTGCACACGGGAGAGAAGCCCTACAAGTGCCCCAATTGTGATAAGGCCTTCAAGCAGCGGGAGCATCTCAACAAGCACCAGGGTGTGCACGCCCGCGAGCAGCAGTTCAAGTGTGTGTGGTGCGGCGAGCGCTTCCTGGACGTGGCCCTACTGCAGGAGCACAGCGCTCAGCACAGCGCGGCGGCTGCGGCCGCGGAGGGCGCCTACCAGGTAGCCGCCTGCCTGCCCTGA
- the USB1 gene encoding U6 snRNA phosphodiesterase isoform X1: MSAAPLVGYSSSSSEDEDEAKAGAQARPGAGSCPRAQSPLPSQRLPVPDSVLHMFLGTEEGPEDDSAKHGGRVRTFPHERGNWATHVYVPYEAKEEFLDMLDMLLPRAQTYVPRLVRMEAFHLSLSQSVVLRHHWILPFVQALKDRMASFQGFFFIANRVKIYTNQEKTRTFVGLEVTSGHAQFLDLVSEVDRVMEEFDLTTFYQDPSFHISLAWCVGDARLQLEGQCLRELQTIVDEFEDSEMVLRVHAEQVRCKSGHKFFSMPLK, from the exons ATGAGTGCGGCGCCCCTGGTGGgctacagcagcagcagctcGGAGGATGAGGATGAGGCCAAGGCCGGAGCCCAGGCGCGGCCGGGGGCTGGAAGCTGCCCTCG TGCCCAGAGCCCCCTTCCCAGCCAGAGGTTGCCAGTACCTGACAGTGTGCTGCACATGTTCCTGGGCACCGAGGAGGGGCCTGAAGATGACAGTGCAAAACATGGGGGCCGGGTGCGCACGTTCCCCCACGAGCGGGGCAACTGGGCCACCCACGTCTACGTGCCGT ATGAAGCCAAGGAGGAGTTCCTGGACATGCTCGACATGTTGCTGCCCCGCGCACAGACTTACGTCCCCCGGCTGGTTCGGATGGAGGCGTTCCACCTCAGCCTGTCCCAGAGCGTGGTTCTGCGGCATCACTGGATCCTCCCCTTCGTGCAGGCTCTGAAAGACCGCATGGCCTCCTTCCAGGG ATTCTTCTTTATTGCCAACCGGGTAAAGATTTATACCAACCAAGAGAAAACAAG AACGTTTGTTGGGCTCGAGGTCACCTCAGGGCACGCCCAGTTCCTGGACCTGGTTTCAGAGGTAGACAGAGTCATGGAGGAATTTGACCTCACCACTTTCTACCAG GACCCCTCCTTCCACATCAGTCTGGCCTGGTGTGTGGGTGACGCGCGTCTCCAGCTGGAAGGGCAGTGCCTGCGGGAGCTGCAG ACAATTGTGGACGAGTTTGAAGACTCCGAGATGGTGCTGCGTGTGCACGCCGAGCAGGTCCGCTGCAAGTCTGGGCACAAGTTCTTCTCGATGCCTTTGAAGTGA